A genome region from Alkalimarinus coralli includes the following:
- the glyQ gene encoding glycine--tRNA ligase subunit alpha has translation MTSQTKPDASTFQGLIIALQQYWAEQGCVVLQPLDMEVGAGTFHPATFLRAIGPETWNAAYVQPSRRPTDGRYGENPNRLQHYYQFQVVLKPSPDNIQELYLNSLKMLGIDPLVHDIRFVEDNWESPTLGAWGLGWEVWLNGMEVTQFTYFQQVGGLECFPVTGEITYGLERIAMYLQGVDSVYDLVWAKGPEGVVTYGDVFHQNEVEMSTYNFEQADVESLFTNFDTYERESQRLIGEGLPLPAYELVLKASHTFNMLDARHAISVTERQRFILRVRSLSRAVAQSYFDRRKELGFPLAPDALRNEVLASLKEGESN, from the coding sequence GTGACTAGTCAAACCAAACCCGATGCAAGTACCTTTCAGGGCCTGATTATCGCTCTCCAACAATATTGGGCAGAGCAGGGCTGTGTTGTTCTTCAGCCACTGGATATGGAGGTGGGTGCAGGCACCTTCCACCCGGCCACTTTCTTACGTGCAATTGGCCCAGAGACCTGGAATGCAGCCTATGTTCAGCCAAGCCGCCGCCCTACGGATGGTCGTTACGGTGAAAACCCTAACAGACTGCAGCACTACTACCAGTTTCAGGTTGTTCTAAAGCCTTCTCCTGACAATATTCAGGAGCTTTACCTGAACTCCCTTAAAATGCTGGGCATTGATCCGCTGGTTCACGATATCCGCTTTGTAGAAGATAACTGGGAGTCCCCTACGCTGGGTGCCTGGGGCCTTGGCTGGGAAGTCTGGTTGAACGGAATGGAAGTGACCCAGTTTACCTACTTCCAACAGGTTGGCGGCCTTGAGTGTTTTCCCGTTACCGGTGAAATTACCTACGGGCTGGAACGAATTGCCATGTACTTGCAAGGGGTTGATAGTGTTTATGATCTGGTCTGGGCAAAAGGCCCGGAAGGGGTTGTCACCTATGGGGATGTGTTCCACCAGAACGAAGTTGAAATGTCGACCTATAACTTCGAGCAGGCCGATGTTGAGTCACTATTCACCAACTTCGATACCTATGAGAGAGAAAGCCAGCGCTTAATTGGTGAAGGCCTGCCTTTGCCTGCTTACGAGCTGGTACTTAAAGCGTCTCATACCTTCAACATGCTGGATGCACGCCATGCAATTTCAGTAACCGAACGGCAGCGTTTTATTCTTCGTGTTCGCAGTCTTTCAAGGGCCGTTGCACAGTCCTACTTTGATCGTCGTAAAGAGTTAGGGTTCCCTTTAGCACCGGACGCATTAAGAAATGAAGTATTAGCCAGCCTGAAAGAAGGGGAGAGCAACTAA
- a CDS encoding response regulator: protein MSTAKSKSTSLGNQLTFWFLLLSLLPLALVAWISYQQANSSLTQAASEELELSAKLNVSFIQTWFSYRFADLHTHAENNDNTELLERLTEGLRQSGQLPHRYVKSNDWLSLVESSRNELINLSEHYNYIYDLFLIDSEGNILYTVAKESDLGGNLFSGPLGNTLFAKSVKKSLISGQAQFSDLEHYLPSNNAISGFLTAPMKNESGQTIGVFAIQIKLNQIFELLHNETSSNVKHYLVGQDGLLRTPISNNQAEVLTKSIASIQYQAWRNKDSSQNQSQESISVSAPEGSAFSYLGAGGKHVIGLRNTVNIANTQWLLISEVNQDIALSDARWLGQVVTLLVFLTGLVVIIIAIYQSRRITRPITKLAKASMAVAEGEKEQQVEVGVNNEIGRLAEAFNHMLTMRKLHEQELEKSHQESQQALANLADQRFALDQHAIVTITDVDGIITYANENFAKISGYSVDELIGQTHQVVNSGFHDNDFFKDIYDTITRGQVWHGEICNKSKQGDLYWVDSTIVPFMGQHDKPQSYIAIRTDITKRKETQATLLEAKNAAEAAVEAKGEFLASMSHEIRTPMNGVLGMLGLLINSDLSDKQRHKVLLAQSSAQSLLALINDILDFSKVDAGKIELELMDFNLRALLGDFAEAMALKAQEKNIELVLDITNIDQSSIKGDPGRLRQILTNIVGNAIKFTESGEVIIAAGIKETASNKATFYCSIQDTGIGIPANKRATLFDPFTQVDASTTRKYGGTGLGLSIVKKLCELMGGSISVSSQPGKGSHFEFTLTFETSEHSVVVKPPTDITNLNILVVDDNNSNRNVLVEQLKHWGANVVSAESGKAALDYLNKQYQQPGQHKIDIALIDMQMPEMSGKALGKAIRSNTCFDAIKLVMMTSMGHRGDTQYFANLGFCASFPKPTTTSDLFNALTVATGDIYSNQPPKSQIVQQYLDATGDCQASTTSGKESDQIKWPSNTRLLLVEDNHVNQQVALGVLDNIGLTADVAGDGIEALYSLNDAPEENPYTLVLMDCQMPEMDGYEASQNIRAGKAGERNQSIPIIAMTANAMKGDKEKCLSAGMSDYLSKPVEPDDLYSMMEKWLVRPAEEELPATHAGDATTSLSDTGHQPDEQAHQETSEREVWDRTSALKRVGGKEKRLDKLLSLFLSDTSNRVLELHQNVKEKDSEKVRVLAHTIKGSAANISALQLQQIAGELEAAAQDANLSRFDALSMQLSQAFESLKECLSQHETN, encoded by the coding sequence TCGCGTGGATTAGTTATCAACAGGCAAACTCCAGCCTGACCCAAGCCGCATCAGAAGAACTGGAGTTATCGGCAAAGCTTAACGTCAGTTTCATTCAGACCTGGTTCTCTTACCGTTTTGCAGACCTGCACACTCATGCAGAGAATAACGACAATACGGAACTATTGGAGCGACTTACAGAGGGGCTAAGGCAGAGTGGCCAGCTTCCGCACCGTTATGTAAAAAGTAATGACTGGCTGAGTTTAGTTGAAAGCAGCCGTAACGAGTTAATCAACCTGAGCGAACACTATAACTATATTTATGATCTGTTTTTAATCGATTCAGAGGGCAACATACTCTACACCGTCGCCAAAGAGTCGGACTTGGGCGGTAACCTGTTTAGTGGCCCACTCGGCAATACACTATTCGCGAAAAGCGTCAAAAAATCGCTAATATCAGGGCAGGCGCAGTTTTCGGATCTGGAGCACTACTTGCCATCAAATAACGCAATTAGTGGCTTCCTGACGGCCCCAATGAAGAATGAATCTGGTCAGACTATTGGGGTGTTTGCTATTCAAATAAAGCTTAACCAGATTTTTGAGTTACTTCATAACGAGACATCCAGCAACGTTAAGCACTACCTTGTTGGCCAAGATGGGCTGCTCAGAACCCCTATCTCCAATAACCAGGCCGAGGTCTTAACCAAGTCCATCGCCAGTATTCAATACCAAGCATGGCGCAACAAGGATTCCAGTCAAAACCAGTCTCAAGAGAGCATATCGGTCAGCGCGCCCGAAGGCAGTGCATTCAGCTATTTAGGAGCCGGTGGTAAACACGTCATTGGGCTGCGCAATACCGTCAATATTGCCAACACCCAATGGCTATTGATCAGCGAGGTAAACCAGGATATTGCACTCTCTGATGCGCGCTGGCTCGGACAAGTGGTCACACTACTGGTGTTTTTGACAGGTTTGGTGGTCATTATCATCGCCATATACCAGTCACGCCGGATTACCCGCCCCATCACAAAGCTTGCCAAGGCCAGTATGGCCGTTGCAGAAGGCGAAAAAGAGCAACAGGTAGAGGTGGGTGTCAATAACGAAATAGGTCGCTTGGCTGAAGCCTTCAATCATATGCTAACCATGCGCAAGCTGCATGAGCAGGAACTGGAAAAGAGCCACCAAGAGTCTCAGCAGGCGCTGGCTAATCTTGCCGATCAACGATTTGCGCTTGATCAACATGCAATCGTTACGATCACAGATGTAGATGGCATCATTACCTATGCCAATGAGAACTTTGCCAAAATAAGTGGCTACTCAGTTGATGAGTTAATTGGCCAAACCCATCAGGTTGTGAATTCAGGTTTTCACGACAACGACTTTTTCAAAGATATTTACGACACCATTACCCGCGGCCAAGTATGGCATGGAGAGATATGCAACAAGTCTAAACAGGGCGATTTGTATTGGGTCGACTCAACAATCGTCCCTTTTATGGGACAACATGATAAACCGCAGAGTTATATCGCCATTCGTACCGATATCACCAAGCGGAAAGAGACCCAGGCAACACTGTTAGAAGCAAAAAACGCGGCGGAAGCTGCCGTTGAGGCAAAGGGCGAATTCCTGGCCAGTATGAGTCATGAAATTCGAACCCCGATGAATGGGGTTCTGGGTATGCTTGGGCTACTGATCAATAGCGACCTGTCAGATAAACAACGCCACAAGGTTTTACTTGCGCAATCCAGCGCCCAATCCTTGCTTGCCCTTATTAATGATATATTGGATTTCTCAAAGGTTGATGCGGGCAAAATTGAACTGGAGCTTATGGACTTCAACTTGCGAGCATTACTTGGAGACTTCGCAGAAGCCATGGCTTTAAAGGCTCAGGAAAAAAATATCGAACTGGTTCTGGATATCACCAATATCGACCAATCATCTATCAAGGGCGACCCGGGGCGCTTGCGGCAAATTCTCACCAATATCGTAGGCAATGCGATTAAATTTACAGAGTCAGGCGAGGTTATTATCGCAGCAGGCATCAAAGAAACTGCCAGCAACAAAGCTACTTTTTATTGTTCGATTCAAGATACAGGGATAGGTATCCCTGCCAACAAACGGGCAACACTGTTCGACCCATTCACCCAGGTCGATGCCTCGACAACCCGAAAGTATGGCGGTACAGGTCTGGGTCTATCGATCGTTAAAAAGCTCTGCGAGCTAATGGGTGGAAGTATCTCTGTTTCCAGTCAACCGGGCAAAGGCTCCCATTTTGAATTCACGCTCACCTTCGAGACCAGCGAACACTCTGTAGTGGTCAAGCCACCCACCGATATAACAAACCTGAATATCCTGGTGGTTGATGACAATAATAGCAACCGGAATGTGCTGGTTGAGCAACTGAAGCACTGGGGAGCCAATGTGGTTTCAGCAGAGAGTGGGAAGGCCGCTTTAGACTACCTGAATAAGCAATACCAGCAACCAGGCCAACACAAAATTGATATTGCATTGATAGATATGCAGATGCCGGAAATGAGCGGCAAGGCACTGGGAAAAGCGATACGCAGCAACACTTGCTTTGATGCGATAAAGCTCGTGATGATGACATCAATGGGCCACAGAGGCGACACTCAGTACTTTGCTAATCTGGGGTTCTGCGCCAGCTTCCCAAAACCAACCACGACCTCAGACCTGTTTAATGCCCTCACTGTTGCGACAGGCGACATATATTCAAATCAGCCCCCAAAATCCCAAATCGTCCAGCAATACTTGGATGCTACCGGTGACTGTCAGGCATCAACAACATCAGGCAAGGAGTCCGACCAGATTAAGTGGCCAAGCAACACCCGTCTGTTACTGGTCGAAGACAATCATGTGAATCAACAGGTCGCGTTAGGTGTGCTGGATAATATCGGCCTTACTGCGGATGTTGCGGGTGACGGCATAGAAGCACTGTATTCACTGAACGATGCCCCCGAAGAGAACCCATACACACTGGTATTGATGGATTGCCAGATGCCAGAAATGGACGGTTACGAAGCAAGTCAAAATATCAGGGCTGGAAAAGCGGGAGAGCGAAATCAATCTATCCCCATTATCGCCATGACAGCCAATGCAATGAAAGGCGACAAAGAGAAGTGCCTCAGCGCGGGCATGAGCGATTACCTCAGTAAGCCGGTTGAGCCCGATGACCTCTATTCGATGATGGAGAAGTGGTTAGTCAGGCCAGCTGAAGAAGAATTGCCCGCAACACACGCCGGAGATGCAACAACATCACTGTCAGATACCGGGCATCAGCCGGATGAACAGGCTCATCAAGAGACTTCAGAGAGGGAGGTATGGGATAGAACCTCTGCGCTAAAGCGAGTTGGCGGGAAAGAGAAACGACTCGATAAATTACTCAGCCTTTTTCTCAGTGATACCTCAAATAGAGTGCTAGAGTTACATCAGAACGTTAAAGAAAAAGACAGTGAAAAAGTCCGGGTTCTAGCCCATACCATAAAGGGAAGTGCAGCCAACATTAGCGCACTGCAATTACAACAAATCGCAGGTGAGCTGGAAGCAGCAGCGCAGGACGCAAACTTATCTCGCTTTGATGCACTCAGCATGCAACTCAGTCAGGCATTTGAATCACTTAAAGAGTGCCTGTCGCAGCACGAAACAAACTAG
- a CDS encoding response regulator: protein MNQQARILVVDDAADNRLLLKMLLEDDYEVVEADSGEACLAQVNEQVPDLILLDITMPGLSGYEVCVQLRTQKETEHLPIIFISALVGVEQRLEGFEAGADDYLTKPVEAETLYKKITSCLQRQQSVKTAQTDASEAMRIAMEAMTTSSELGQIVQFVKNVQLITTPQAVGEAIQSIAKEFSLSTSVMVISEATHFIGCTPDSIEAKMLEQVSKSSERMVSIGIRTIIRNEHVTLLIKNMPLA from the coding sequence ATGAATCAACAAGCACGTATTTTGGTAGTGGATGATGCCGCCGACAACCGGCTGTTGCTCAAAATGCTGCTAGAGGATGACTATGAAGTTGTCGAGGCTGACTCGGGAGAAGCTTGTCTTGCCCAAGTCAACGAACAAGTCCCTGATCTGATTTTGCTCGATATCACTATGCCAGGATTGAGTGGCTACGAAGTCTGTGTGCAACTGCGAACCCAAAAAGAAACCGAACACCTGCCGATCATCTTTATTTCTGCCTTGGTCGGTGTTGAACAAAGGCTTGAAGGGTTTGAGGCAGGGGCAGATGACTATTTAACCAAACCGGTCGAAGCTGAGACCCTGTATAAGAAAATAACCTCCTGCCTGCAACGCCAGCAAAGCGTTAAAACCGCGCAGACGGATGCCTCAGAAGCCATGCGAATCGCAATGGAGGCCATGACGACCAGCAGCGAATTGGGTCAGATAGTGCAGTTTGTAAAAAATGTGCAGCTTATTACCACGCCACAAGCGGTGGGTGAGGCAATACAGTCAATAGCGAAAGAGTTTTCCCTGAGCACGTCTGTTATGGTGATCTCCGAAGCGACCCATTTTATCGGTTGTACCCCAGACTCAATTGAAGCAAAAATGCTAGAGCAAGTATCAAAAAGCAGCGAACGCATGGTCAGCATTGGCATACGCACGATCATTCGCAATGAGCATGTCACCCTGCTGATAAAAAATATGCCACTGGCATGA
- a CDS encoding YtoQ family protein, which yields MEYSIYLSGEIHSDWREQIESGIEAAGLDINIYSPVTHHESSDEVGVKILGEEEKPFWKDHKAAKINAIRTNTLIQRSDVVVVRFGEKYKQWNAAFDAGIAIGLGIPLIVMHDPALTHPLKEIDGAAMAVTETPQQVVEILKYISQ from the coding sequence ATGGAATACAGCATCTACCTCTCTGGCGAAATACACAGTGATTGGCGCGAGCAAATTGAATCTGGCATTGAAGCGGCAGGCCTGGATATTAATATCTACAGCCCTGTCACTCACCATGAGTCCAGCGATGAAGTGGGTGTTAAGATTCTCGGTGAAGAAGAAAAGCCATTCTGGAAAGATCACAAGGCCGCTAAAATCAATGCGATTCGCACCAACACCCTGATTCAACGCTCAGATGTTGTTGTCGTCCGGTTTGGCGAAAAATACAAACAGTGGAATGCCGCTTTTGATGCGGGCATAGCCATCGGTCTTGGTATACCACTGATTGTTATGCATGACCCCGCTTTAACCCATCCACTAAAAGAGATTGACGGTGCCGCAATGGCGGTAACTGAAACCCCTCAGCAAGTGGTTGAAATCTTGAAATATATCAGCCAATAA